TCTCCTGCAGGGATCAGAACGCACGGGACGACCTCTCATCATTGGGCCAGAGGAAGATTATGATCCGGGATATTTCAACAACGAGGTAGTGGCACCAAACTGCTCTTGGCTCTTGTCCCATCTCTCTGGGGGCAGCCGGCCAAGGTCACGGGACAGGGCTGTCACTTCTCATATGCTCCTCCCTTTGTGGCTGTGTGCCCTGACACCCAGGAAGCGTTGGCATTTAGAAATCCTCCTGAGGAGGAAGCTGTCCAGTGACCTCATCTGCCTCTGTTATCCCAGCCCGTGCCGAGAGCATTCCTGGATGACAGCTGTCACCAGCCCAGTCACTGccgtggtggggatgggggtgtCCTGGATTGGGCTGGTGGGAATTGGGGAGCAGGGGCTGGAGCTTCACCCAGGGGTGTGCAACAGAGCTCCAGACAAGTCGGTTCCCTTCTTTCCTAACCAATGCTTCTCCTTCGGGTCCTGCAGTGCGACTCCCTCTTCCAGGACCTGGGCAAGCTGAAGTCCCGACCAGCACACCTGGGAGTCTTTCTGCGCTACATATTCTCCCAGGCAGATCCCAGCCCCCTGGTAAGAGCTGGAGGCAGCAAGCTGGGAGAAATGCCAGTGGGGCGGTGTATCCGTGCGCTACCCACATCCCTGGGGTCTGCGGGCGCTGCTGGTTTGCTGAGCACGTGGCTGAGGTGCAGGCTCTGTGTGTAGGGctcaggcagctgctggcagccctgtccccagctgtgcagcagtgaggGAAGCCCAGTGTAGGGTTACAtgtcctccccttcctcccaggCGTGATGCGGGGAGGGCGCTGCCCTCCCAGACCCCCACGGTCGTTTCCTGTTTCATGGCCGTCTGGCTGCTGCTCTATTGGATGTTTCACCTTCCTGCTTCTAAACCTTCCTCCTTCTTCGCTGCCCACCTCTGGTCTCCCCTCCTTGCAGCTCTTCTACTTATGCGCAGACGTTTGCCAGCAGACAACAGCAAAGGATTCCCGGGGTTTGGGGAAGGATATCTGGAACATCTTCTTGGACCGGAACGCGGTGAgggcaggggctgtgtgcctgCACAGGGGTCCTTGCATCTGCAGGGGGTGGGTGGGGAACCAGCTGGAAAGCCAGCATCAGTGTCACGTCCGTTGCATGAGGGTCCTTTTTAACATGTTTTGCCACTGACAGTGCTTTGCTGATGCTGATTTCTCTGCTTCGATGCAAATTGCGTAAAGCATTGCGCAGGCATTGCAcaatggcagcagcaccaggcagcttGGAGCAGGGGTCATagaggcagggctggggctcagGCTGTGCCCTCTCTTCCTGGGGGTACCTATTGCTTGGAGGGAGGACACTGCTCCAGAGGGATTTGTGTTCTGGGTGCTGTGATGAGTGTTGGGTGCTTTGTGCACTGGGAAAGTGGGACTCTCAGCTCTCACACCCCTCCAGTTGCAGAAATGACAAACAGTGATGGTGCAGGAGCATGGGGCACCCTCAccctgcagctcagagctgtgtgaGTGTGGCTTTGGCATGCAAATTCCTTCACACACTGTGTTGTGTTCCCACCGCAGCCTCTCCGAGTGAAGGTGTCGGAGCAGCTTCTGGCTGAGATCGGTGAGTGAGGAGCTCTCAGGGGCTGCCAGGGGCTCTCATGGCTGTTTCCTGCATGGCTGGTGACACTGCCTGTCCTTTTATCACCCAGAGGCTCGTCTACGGAATGGGGATGATGTCCGAGCTGCCCTCTTTGAAGCTCAGGAGATGGTGATGCCCGAGATACAGGAGCAGATCCAGGACTACAGGTGACAGTGGGATGGTCACCCCACAGAGCTCAGCATATATCCCCCTGTTCCTCGTGGTACTGACCCCCATGTGCCCATAGAACGAAGCGCACCATGGGCCTGGGGAGCCTATATGGGGAAAACGACCTCCTGGACCTGGATGGGGACCCGCAGAAGGAGCGGCAAGTGGCTGAGAAGCAGCTGGCTCAGCTGGGTGACATCCTGTAAGTGTGGGCTGCCTGGTCCTGCCACCTCCCCAGCGTGTTGATTGAGCTCAGGAAGGAGAAAgtggagcaggagctgggggtgctggtggCAGAGATGGGAGTAGGGGGCTGCAAGGGGGCATGGAGGGAGCACCCTGACCGGGGACGGCTCCCTGGGGCTGAGTGGAGGAATCCAAACAAGctcttttattcctttccatCTCTCTCTGCAGGTCAAAATATGAAGAGGACAGAAGGTGAGTGACTCTCAGCCATGGCAAGCATGCACCCAGTTGCAACTGTATTGCTGTTGCTGACTAAGGAGGGGAAAAGGGTCTTAGAGAGGAGATGCTAAACCGCCCCTTTAATATGCTGGCCTGCAGCACCTTGTCCCAGTGCCAGCTTTATCCCTGGGGGCTGTCAGGATAGCAGGGCTTGGGGAAGGAGTGTCCCTAACTCTCCCTCTTGAAGGCTGCTGCCTTTCTGCCCTCCTTATCCCTTCCCAAGTGTCCCCTGGCCAGGAAGGAGTGGTTCCTTTGTCACACGAGACCCCACAGGATGTCCCAGCTCCATTTTCACAGCCTGTGGTGCTGTGTCCTGGTGCTCTGTCTCCACTCAGACTCTTCTCTTGCAGCTCCCCCATGGCCTTTGCCCTCAGCACATACATGAACCACACTGGCATCCGCAGCCGTGAGCCACGTGTAGCCAGCACCAGTGAGAAGGCACAGGCCCTCCCGGACAAGGACAAGTGGCTGCCCTTCTTCCCCAAGGCCAAGAAGGTGAGTGGCTTGATGGctgctgtccctctgctctgctcccagctcccctcTGCAGTGTGTGGTTGGGATGGAGGAAGAGCTGTGGTGTATTGCCCACGTTGTGATGCCAGCATTCCTCTCGGGtgtcccagcagagcagcagcacgaAGAAGGACAAGGATGCCATAGAAGACAAGAAGCGCAACCCCATCCTAAAGTACATTGCGAAGCCCAAAATGTCCCAGAGCAGTGAGTATTGGGATATTCTGGAACACTGAGCTGCTcagctcactgctgctgggagacCTACAGCCTTTGGGCAGCCCTTAGGCACCCATCAACCCATAGCAGGCACTTCTCATCTGCCAGCTATGCTCTCCTCATCCAGCCCCTTTCAAAACCTCTTGTCTCAACCTCGCTCCCAAATGGCTTtgaagggagcaggaggggagcTGAGCAGTCCTCACCATACATGTGTGCTCTGGCACATGTGTGCATGTCTGCTCTGACACGCATATGtatgttcccccccccccctgcttTCAGTTCTTATACCATTAGCTCACACGCTCCCTTCTCTGCCTCCTCCGCTGTTGATAGATGCAGGATTGATTTGACatctcatttttgttcttttgttttttttcctttcagcatttcATGTCCCTTTGTCCCCTGTCGAAGGTAAAAgcccttttcttttatttgccaTTCATCTCACGTGCTCAGTTTTGATTTGTTCCCCCCAGCGCTGCTACACCGGGCACTGGATGGGCtatggggtgggaggagggctGCCCATGGGCACTCTGGATGTCCCCAGGGAAGCCCCAGTGGTGGCCTTGGTGACATCCCACAGTGAGGACAGCAGTGCCACCATCTAtctcctccttcctgccctcACCAGGAtccctcccttctctttgcCCCAGCAGTCAAACCCGGCAATGTGAGGAACATTATCCAGCACTTTGAGAACAACCAGCATTATGAGAGCCAGGAACCCGGTTCACAGCGTCTCTCCACTGGCAGCTTCCCTGAGGACCTGCTGGAGGGTGATGGGTAGGAAGGGTTTTGGGGGGGCAATTCCTGCcctctgtgttttctgcctgTGCATCCCTCAGCCTGATGCTCTTGGCTCTGTCTCCCTGCTGCAGATCTCGTGCTGAGGTCAAGCTGGGCCGCTCGGAGAGCTTGAAAGGCCGTgaagagatgaagaaatcaaggaaagcagaaaacgTGCCCCGCTCCCGTAGCGACGTGGACATggatgctgcagctgaggcCACCAGGCTTCACCAGTCAGCATCATCCTCTGCCTCCAGTCTGTCCACCAGGTGGGAGCtaccagcagagccaggctAGGGGAGATGGGTTACCTGTGGCCCtcaggagggagctgggatggtCCATTGCCTGTCCACAGTGTCTGGGCTCTGCACCTCCTGGTGCAGCCCTGAGAGTCCAACTTCACAGCTGATATTTGTCATGGGAAGCCAACGAGAATTTGGTTTAATCCACATTTGTGCCCCAAGCCCTGCATTGCGATGGGTGGCACTTTGCCCCTCAATGGATTTGCTCCCGGGAAgtgctgcagggtgctgtgTTGGGAGTAGAGGGCCCTGTGGATGCCACAGGGTCTCATGGGTGATGCTCCCATCCCTCCCCAGGTCGCTGGAGAATCCCACCCCCCCCTACACACCGAAGATGGGACGCAGGTGAGTGGcacggctgctgctgccatcgCCTCTACCTCAGCACCCCGAGCCCGCCGCCACCTCCAGGGCTGGGTCCTACAGAGCAGGAGGGTCACTGTAGAGGGGGCTGGGGGTGTCAGAGGGGACCTTTCTAGCTTCTCCCAGGCCTTGATAGAACACCAGGGGAAGCAATGCTcagggctgccctgggagggtgggagggagccCCCAGAGATGCCTCCACTTGGCACAGTCCTGCGTAACGCCAGCTCCCCATCCCAGGAGTTAGGAGGCACCTCTGTTCCCTTGTGTCTCACGCAGGAGCTTAATCGACCTATATAGATGGCTGCTGGGGGACCTAGTCTGTTAGCTCAAGAGTCAGAGGCTTGTGCTTCTTGTGCTGAAGGTCCCGGGTTCAAGCCGAAATAGGGCCCAGGTAGATAttggctgtgctgggagtgcTGCAGGCGGGCTCATGGGAGGTAGGACTTCAGAGTactctcactgctgcttttcatccACCCAGGAGCATCGAGTCGCCCAGCCTGGGCTTTGGTGCTGACCCCTTCCTGCCTCACCTGCTGGAGGACGAGCAGGGCCAACTCTCAGACCTGGAATCCGAGCTGGATGCACAGAACTGGCAACACACGGTGGGCCGGGAGCTGCTGGCCAGCCTGCCACAGAAGGAGATTGACCGGCAGGAAGTGATCAATGGTGAGGAGCTTAAGAGTGAGGAGTTGAGGGGTCTGTGCCTCTGCAGACACAGCCCAAGGACACCTCCAACTCCTCTGCCTCTCAACAGAGCTCTTTGCCACGGAGGTGTCTCACCTCCGCATCCTCCGAGTCCTTGACCTTCTCTTTTACCAGCGGATGAGGAAGGAGAGCCTGCTGTCCAGGGAAGAGTTGGCACTGCTCTTCCCCAACCTCCCAGATGTGATTGAAATCCACAGTAagttcttccttcccttctttctgtcCTGCAAACCTTTTTTGCAgtggcagtgctgccctgggctgtgTAGTGACcagcttgggctgggctgtttGATTGCTGCAGATCTTTGTAGCCCACTTTCAGTTTCACtcatggcagcagcagtcaAAGTTCACTGTTTCTCCCACTTCCTCCTCCAGATTCCCTCTCCGAATCAATGAAGAAGCTCCGGGAAGAAGGACCAATCATTAAGGAAATCGGGGATCTCATGCTGTCCCGGGTAAAGAGGGGTGGTTGCTCAGAGGGGATGGGGTGACTCCTGCCCTGAGGACATCACATCCTCTAGGAGTGGACAGGGGAGCCTGAAGGTTTctgtgcagagagcagagatgaCCCTGCTGTTACGGAGACCTGTGCTGTCCCCCTCGGTGCCTCTAGGAACCAGAACATGGAAATGGAGGAGCTTTGGGAGGGCCGTGGTGGGGTCAAGGTTGGGCCAGCTTTGTTGGAATCTGAGCCCACGTCTTTCTGTGCCCCCAGTTTGACGGCCTGGCCAAGGAGGAGATCCAGCAGGTTACTGCTGACTTTTGTTCCTACCAGTCCATTGCGCTGGAGCTTATCAAGACCAAGCAGCGCAAGGAGACCCGTTTCCAGATCTTCATGCAGGTTTGTTCCTCTCTTGGGCTGCTTCTCACCCCACGGCTCTCCTGGCTGCCCTTGCTTACACCTCAGGGCCTTTATCCTTTTCCTCCTGCCCTAGGAAGCAGAAAGCAACCCTCAGTGCCGGCGCCTGCAGCTCAAGGACTTGATCATCTCAGAAATGCAACGTCTGACCAAGTACCCGTTGCTGCTGGAGAACATCCTCAAGCACACTGAGGGTAGGGGCTGGAGGACTCTTAGGGTTGTGAGGAtggtgtgctgctgtgcagccgGGAtgggtgggtgctggggggaTTCCTCCCTTCCATCAGCTCTGGGCTGGCTCCATGTGGGCTCAGGATGCAGCCATGAGTGTGTGAGTGTTGCTCAGCTACACAGGGCAGCACCTGCTCCCCCTGACCCTCACCCTTCTCCAGTGGGCACCTCAGAGCATGATAAGCTGTGCCGGGCCCGAGACCAGTGCCGGGACATCCTCAAGTATGTGAATGAAGCGGTGAAACAAGCAGAGAACCGACATCGGCTGGAGGGCTACCAGAAACGCCTGGATGCCACCTCACTGGAGAGGACCAGCAACCCGCTGGCAGCTGAGTTCAAGGTGATTCCAGCTCCTTGTAGGCCTGGGGGGGCTGCCTGGTGCCAGCGCATTCACCACTGCCCTCTCATTCCTCCAGAGCCTGGACCTCACCTCCCGCCGCATGATCCACGAAGGGCCACTCACCTGGCGTATCAGCAAGGATAAGACTGTGGGTATGGACCTCCCCTCAGGTCCTGCAGGATGTGGGCCCCCTCCAGCTCTGGGGACCCTCTGAGGCTGTGCCAGCTGGAGTTGTGGTGTCCTCAGGGTTATCCTTCCTGGGCTGTGAGCACATCTCTGAGCTTCTTCTCTCCGCTCTCTGCTCCAGATCTGCACGTGCTGCTTCTGGAGGACCTCCTGGTGCTGCTACAGAAACAAGATGAAAAGCTGGTGCTCAAGTGCCATGGCAAGACAGCTCTGGGCTCCTTGGACAACAAGCAGACCTTCAGCCCTATCCTCAAGCTCAACTCAGTGCTCATTCGCTCCGTGGCCACAGGTAGGGGACAGCAGGATGCAGGGGGTGGCAGGGGTCCTGTCCTCTTGAGTGTGTTCTTCATTATACCTTGAGCTTCTCCATTGCTTTGTCCCCCGTGCAGATAAACGAGCCTTCTTCATCATCTGCACATCAGAGCTGGGACCCCAGATCTACGAGCTGGTAGCACTGACGTCCTCCGAGAAGAACACGTAAGGGCTAAAGGGGCACTGGTGCCATGGGGCAGTGCGTGGCTGGGGAGGGGGCTCCCCAGTGTGACCCCCTCAGGAGCTGACGGTGCTCTGGGCCGGCCAGGTGGATGGAGGTGTTAGAGGAGGCAGTGCAGAGTGCCATGAGGAATGCTACCTTCCCCCCAAAGCGCCAGATGCCGGAACCCACTCGCATGGCACCTTCAAGGTGAGTAGGGTTGGAGCCTGGTCTGACACTCGGTGGCACTGCTGGGTGTCTCCAGCTGGTGGGGCTGGAGACATGGgttctccctgctgcaggagctaTTTGCTGGAGACCCAGAAGCAGCTCTCAGGGCTCCTGGCCCCTTAGCACTGCCATCCTCCAGTCTAACCCCTCTCCATCCTGCAGCCTGGTGTTGCAGGACCCCGACGTCTCCCCCATCCTGTCCCAagtcagcagctctgcagcggAGGTGGAGGAGAGTTCTTCAGGTGATTTCCCATGCTCAGTTGCCCATCTGTCTCTGGGCTCAGGACACAACCCTGAgctctcccctctccctgcagcagacGACAATCCCACAGAGCTACTGGGTAGGGAGCAACCTCCAGTGCTGCCAGAGGAGCCGGGGAGCAGcgaggtggaggaggaagagctgccCCCTGGACCTTTGCACACAGAGGTGTCTGATGCTCACCCAGAGCCCTCCATGCGCCTGGCACTGCCAGTTCCCAGCCCAGCTGAGGGGTTGGCCGAGGCAGCCCTGGAGGATGGTGAGTGATGCTCAGGAGGACTGGGGAGGCCCCCCATGATATCAGCCTCCCCCCAATTGTCCCTCTTGTCCCAGTGGAGAACCTGAGGCTGCTGATCCTGCGTCGGCTCCTGCCCAGCCGTGACACTGAACCTGAGGACGACTTGACACCCACACCGTCAGTCATTGGGGGTACCCACACTTGGGACTCAGTGCTTTCCAGCCAGGATTCGGCCTCCCAGGAGGTGCTGGCTGAGCCTCAAAGTGCTGCCGAAGAGCCAAAGACCAGATCAGGGTGGGAGGAACAGAGTGAGACGGGTCCAACAGTGtctgctgaggagcagagcagctacAAGGTGGTCCGGAAAGGTATGGGGAGCTGCCAACCCCCAACCAGACATAGGGGGGCACCCGGGGGctgttcctttccttcctttggcTGGGATTTGGGGTCTCTCTGCATGAGCTTTGGAGCTGGGATGCTGGTGGTGGGCTCTGATGGGTGCTGGTGGTGGGATGCTAACTGATGCCAGGGGTGCTGGTATATGGGTGCTGGTGGTGGGGAGCTGATGGGTGCTGATGCTTGAAGGTAGCGCTAATTGGTGTTGGGGATGCTGACTGCTGGTATATGGGTGCTGGTGATGGGATGCTGATTGGTGCTGGTGGTGGGTGCTGGTGGCGGGGCCAGCTcaccccctccctctcccttcccccatcTCTTTTTGGGGTGCACAGCCCCAGCGGAGGGTGCTCAGGAGGCCACGCCCTCGCCAGGCAGCAGCCAATCAgaaactgagctgcaggaaggaggcGGAGCTAATGTAGATGGTAAAGAGACCCCCATCCCCTTCCTGGGGGTGTCCTTGAGTCCCCAGAGCCGTGTTTCCCCATTGTGCCCTCCTGTCCCTTAAGGGCAGCCATATCCTCCAGAGGGATACGTGTCCCTATGGGGTGCTGTATCCttggggaggggtgggaggggtCCATGTCCCCCAAGGGCCGTCCCCAGAGCTCAGGACACAGAGTGCCACCACAACCCTGATGCCCCCCACTGCTCTAAGcctgtcccccccccctcctttacAGGTAACTACTTCTATGTCAGCATGCCCGCCGGGCCCCCCGAACCTGTGCCACCTCCAGGACCCCCCCATGCCTTCCCACCTGAGGAACCCCCCCGGCCCAGCGCTGCTGAGGGTCCCCCAGACCCACCCGGCCCCCTCCGAGATGTCGACCTCATCTTCCGCACCATCGAGCAGCTGACGCTGAAGCTCAACAGGCTGAAGGTGAGTCCCAGTCAAGGGCTGATAGAACAGAGGGGGAAACCACAAAcctgtgccccccccccagcccttaTATTGTGCCTTTTCCCctcacttccccccccccccaggctgTCGAAGCTGCCCATTGGGAGCTGCTGCGATCCCTTGGGCACAGCTCATCTGCAGACACCACCCCTGTGGGGCACCCAGCCCCTGGGATGGAGGGGTGGGCCCAACAACCCCACAGCCCCGAGGGAGGCAGCCCCCTGACCCGCTCCCTGAGGAGCCTGCAGGGCCACAGCGCCAACATCCCAGGTGAGCGGCTGCACCCcatctcctttccctctgctctccatCCCCCTCATCACCCCACTTCTTGCCGTCTTCCTCCCTTACCCTTCTTGCCCCATTCTCTCTGTCTCCCTTCAGtatctcatccccatccctttctccctcttcctAATCATCCCCCTTCAAGTGGTTGGGGATGGAAGGGAACCTTCATTTACACCCCGACTCTCAATTCCTCCCCTCTCACaccccctttctctcctccaggctgcagagccccCTTGGCTGAAGACCCCACACACACCGCCGACCTTTAGCCACGGAGTGGGGTGGGGGtcaacctcccccccccccccccaacaatCACTTAAATCTGGGGAGCTGCCCACCAGCCCCTTCCACCCCTTGGGGGCTGGTGGGCACTGCCAGCCTCACCCATAGGGGGTTCCCCTATGGAAAAGAGGGAGCATGGGGGACCCCCTTTCACCCTGCATGGCAGCCCCAGCCTGGCTCCCTGCCTCCCCTGGCCGTGAGCTCTGGATCTAGTCTGTATAAAtgcactttgttttgttcctctcCGTGCTGCGGCCCTTTGCTCCCCGCTGACTATAAATATGTACGTATGTGCACCCCATCGTGTAAATAacccccctcccatccccatcctcccccTGTGTCACCCCCACGGGGGACAGTCGTGTCCCCAAAGCTGGGGGGCGAAGGGCAGCCCATCCCATGTGTAGAAGCGAGGCCGACGTTGGGGtgtctgatatatatatatattatatataatagaGCCAAGATTGACCGGTTGCTGTTTGATGCTGTATCATCTGTTCCATTTGATTCCTTCCCGCGGTAAAGAAATTGATcgttgttattattttgtaaaGTAAAAGCCcagaaatgtgctgttttttcACCCATAGGCACATGTGGGGCTCATGGATCCAGGTTATACTGCTCCTCTTCCCCCAACCACCCCAGGCTGGGGGTTCAGTGCCTCTATATGCCATATGCTggcagctggggggggggtctcaGTTACCCCTTGGAAGCTACGGGGGTCCCAAGGCTATGGAGGCTCACAGGGTGGAGGGGAGTTCGCAGGGGGGTGGAGGTTTATTGGGGTTCCCATAGAGCTGACGGTTCCGGACCAGACTGATCTTAGCACTGAGTCCCCGACCTTTTATAGGACTCGGGGGGCTCACGGCGGCACCAATCACAGCGCGGCAGCTGAAGCACCATTGGTCTATTTCTAAGCCAATCACCGCGTGCAATTTGGATCCATCTTTAGGCCCATAGCTGGATCTGTCGCGGCACCACCTCTAGGCCCCGCCCACCCACCCCATTGGACCAATCACAGAGCGCGCTTTGGATCCCTCCTTGGGCCGACGAAGCGACAATCCCTGTCCCCGTCCCCCACGCGGTTTCTATGTCAACCTCGGGCCACGCTGGACTCTGTCCCCCCCGGGCTGCTCTCTGTAGGGAGGGCGGGGGGGGCTGTCTGCCCCCATCCCACCTATAGAGGAGTGACCCACACTGAGTAGGAGTGTGGGGGGGGTGCCTGACATGAGTACAGAGCCAAAACTGACCGGCTGCTGTTTGATGCTACATAATAACTTTATTAAAGAAAAGCCCAGAAAGATGCTGGTCCTCAAATGCAGGCAAACGTGGGTGTTCAAGGATCCGGGCTGTGCTCCTCCTCATGCTCTGCTGGCTGAGGGAGGGGgtctctctgctgcagcagctcctggagccGGGTAAGGACTGTACAGGTAGTGGGGAAGCTGTTCCTCTAGGAAGGGGGTACAGGGAATAAAGCTGAGCCCTGCCGTGCCAGCAGCCCCTATTGAACCCAGCTTACATGCAGGGAGAGGCGGCGCAGCCCCTGCTtccccccagctccctcctgctgctgcccctccACTGCAGCCAGCAATGCACGCAGGCCACGCTCCGTGATGCGGTTGTCTGTGGAGGGAGGAAACAACCATGGGGGGGATAGAGCTGCTCTACagccagcccccccccccagcctcaCACTCACAAGCCAGGTTGAGGTTGAGCAGCACTCGGTTCCCAGGCAGAATGACGTTGCCATCTTGGTGCCAGGCTGGCTCCAGCAATGGGTGGATGGGCTCAGGTGGTTCCAATGCCTGGGTATATTGGGAGGGGTCTTGAGGatgcaggggctgcagcagagggTGTCCCCCCAACCTAAGTCCCACCGTGCTGCTCACGTcgatgctgtgctgctcctcgaTAACCCTTGCACCACGGCCACGTCGGGTGTCTAAGGAAACTGACACTGCAAGGAAGAGCAAAGTGGGAGCAGCTGAGCCaggagcagcccccagcacgTTCCCCCCAGCACCCTCAACTCACACTTCTTGCTCTGCTTGATGTCGTCCTTCCGCAGCCGGTCCTGCAAAGGGGCAGAGAGCTCAGCCCCACTGCACCCCTCAGGCAGCACTGTAGGACCCCCCCCCAACCAATACTGGGAACTGGGGAAACCGaggcacagctccagcactgccttCAACCCAATCAGGGCTACCCAAAGACTCCATGTTGAGACCCCCGCACACCCCATCTCCTCACCTTCTTTTTGGTTGAGCTCTTGCCCTGTTTGGATGGAGACAGCTTGCCTGCAACATCACTGccatgcaggctcagggcaCGACCACTGAAAGGTTCAAACTGCTTGGAGATGTCATAAGGAAGGATGCTCGGGGATAGGGGTCCCAAAAAGGTAAAGCCCCCATCCCATACCCAATGCTTACTGCACGGGGCTGCCCCTGTTTCTCCATCagcagcctcctcctctccaccACCTCCGCATGCCTCAGTttgaagggctgcagcacctctgccaGCTTCTGGGCTCCAATGTCCCCAATGCGGTTGTGGCCCAGGGACAGGGAAAGCAGTGAGCGATTCCAGCGCAGCCCCTTTGGGGGTGGGATGAGGAAGGGGCTGAGAGGAGGCATAGGCAGCTCATGGCATGGGGGGGGAGAAGGTGCTGGGAGGGGATACAGGCAGCATTCAGCCCCCCCATGGCCCTGCTGCCCCCACCTCAGCAATGTGCTCTGCACCCACGTCTGTGATGCAGTTGAAGCTGAGGACCAGAGAGAGCAGGCTGCGGTTGGAGGAGTTCATGGTGGAAAGGCTTTGACCCAGAAGCTGTGCAGCCGTGTCACCAATGCAGTTGTTGCGCAGAGACAAGTGGGACAGCCTGGGGGGGGGGTACAGGAGGGTTGGGAGACATTGGGGAGGGGGGGTCACTTTGTAGCTGGGGACACTGTGCAAAGGGCAGAGCCTGGCACTCACGTGCTGCTGGCCCCTATCAGGACATGGAAGGAGTGTTCTGGCAAAGGGTTCCCCTCCAGAGTGAGCGACCTGTGGGGTCAAACAGCACTGATATGCCCTCAATTAATGACAATGAGACCTTcagcatcccccccccccctcaaacCTCTCCCAGCCTACCAGAGCTGGGGGCAGCTTGCCACCATCGTGCCCACTGTAGGCAGCATGCTGTCAGTCAGCCCAGCACTCCAGAAGCTGTGAGGACAGATGCATCACTCGGCCATCACTGAGCAACTGGCCTGGGGGGCCACCCTCCACATACTCACTTCAAGGCTTtcagattgcccagggaggGCAGACATTTGTTGAGAACACCCAGCATCTCCTCTTCCACTTTCCAGCCTGCAGGATACAA
This Excalfactoria chinensis isolate bCotChi1 chromosome 31, bCotChi1.hap2, whole genome shotgun sequence DNA region includes the following protein-coding sequences:
- the ARHGEF11 gene encoding rho guanine nucleotide exchange factor 11 isoform X14, with the translated sequence MSVRPPQAAPDRLSSLSSLGDSSSERRSPGHRRQPSDSSETTGLVQRCVIIQKDQHGFGFTVSGDRIVLVQSVRPGGAAMKAGVQEGDRIVKVNGTMVTNSSHLEVVKLIKSGAYVALTLLGSPPPSVGLSNSQQDMSTTGAPRNAPACPPPPPPPPLPPPQRITGPKPLQDPEVQKHATQILRNMLRQEEAELQRFYEAYNRNPGTVVGEQIEGARRRVSQLQLKIRQETSGSMDLGRLCGDSSMAMFRAAEGRLSLDSQDGDSGLESGTERFPSVSEISLNRNSVLSDHGLDSPRTSPVITARLFQHHRRQGSDTAFTPTTEQGSERTGRPLIIGPEEDYDPGYFNNECDSLFQDLGKLKSRPAHLGVFLRYIFSQADPSPLLFYLCADVCQQTTAKDSRGLGKDIWNIFLDRNAPLRVKVSEQLLAEIEARLRNGDDVRAALFEAQEMVMPEIQEQIQDYRTKRTMGLGSLYGENDLLDLDGDPQKERQVAEKQLAQLGDILSKYEEDRSSPMAFALSTYMNHTGIRSREPRVASTSEKAQALPDKDKWLPFFPKAKKSSSTKKDKDAIEDKKRNPILKYIAKPKMSQSTVKPGNVRNIIQHFENNQHYESQEPGSQRLSTGSFPEDLLEGDGSRAEVKLGRSESLKGREEMKKSRKAENVPRSRSDVDMDAAAEATRLHQSASSSASSLSTRSLENPTPPYTPKMGRRSIESPSLGFGADPFLPHLLEDEQGQLSDLESELDAQNWQHTVGRELLASLPQKEIDRQEVINELFATEVSHLRILRVLDLLFYQRMRKESLLSREELALLFPNLPDVIEIHNSLSESMKKLREEGPIIKEIGDLMLSRFDGLAKEEIQQVTADFCSYQSIALELIKTKQRKETRFQIFMQEAESNPQCRRLQLKDLIISEMQRLTKYPLLLENILKHTEVGTSEHDKLCRARDQCRDILKYVNEAVKQAENRHRLEGYQKRLDATSLERTSNPLAAEFKSLDLTSRRMIHEGPLTWRISKDKTVDLHVLLLEDLLVLLQKQDEKLVLKCHGKTALGSLDNKQTFSPILKLNSVLIRSVATDKRAFFIICTSELGPQIYELVALTSSEKNTWMEVLEEAVQSAMRNATFPPKRQMPEPTRMAPSSLVLQDPDVSPILSQVSSSAAEVEESSSADDNPTELLGREQPPVLPEEPGSSEVEEEELPPGPLHTEVSDAHPEPSMRLALPVPSPAEGLAEAALEDVENLRLLILRRLLPSRDTEPEDDLTPTPSVIGGTHTWDSVLSSQDSASQEVLAEPQSAAEEPKTRSGWEEQSETGPTVSAEEQSSYKVVRKAPAEGAQEATPSPGSSQSETELQEGGGANVDGNYFYVSMPAGPPEPVPPPGPPHAFPPEEPPRPSAAEGPPDPPGPLRDVDLIFRTIEQLTLKLNRLKAVEAAHWELLRSLGHSSSADTTPVGHPAPGMEGWAQQPHSPEGGSPLTRSLRSLQGHSANIPGCRAPLAEDPTHTADL